ATAGTCAGAGGAAAGCAGTTGTGAAGATAACCGGTGATAGCATGTGCTCTCTGTGCCATAAGAAAATAGGGACTAGTGTTTTTGCTGTCTACCCAAATGGTAGCACTCTCGTGCACTTTGTCTGTTTCAGAGATTCTCAAAATATGAAAGTGGTAGGCAAAGGGTCTCAATTGAGGAAGCGATTATGAAGCTACCAATTGGTGCTCCAGTTGTGTTGTTTGAGTGTGCTTTTACACACGGAACCTGCTGATTGGTGGATTATGATCCTGCCACTGTAATTTGTCTTTCGAAGTACCCCATTTTTTGCCGTCAATTTGTGTGAAAAGTGAGATTTGATATGTGAAGAGCCTATCCAAACGTGAGATTTAGAAATTGTGAAATTGCATAGGTGaatgtttatctttttttcttcaattgtGATGTAAATATTGAGTTAGAGGATCAGACATTTATTTTGAGCGTTGAAAGGTAGTAGATTCACGTGTTATATTGTCCGCACCAAAATGTGAAGTCAAATTTcagtattaattattataaacaatATGGTGTTAAAACGTATATTCTTTAATCTATGTTTTAGTATGATAATCTATATAATTTCTAATATAAAAACATGTATCTTGTTAGTGAAGGTAATAAATTAGTGTTTATCATTCCTCTATTTAGgatgatatttaaattttatataataaattgttTTGTGTATTTTCATGATATGATTTATATCTTGTATTTTAAATCACAAGTCCTTATAGTGGTTGTTACCATTCTCACCATCATTATTATCTTTCCTGTCATTATAATGTGTCTTAATAATAACTAACAATATTAGCATAACCACATCACTACTATTTTATCAAAACTCAGCACTATCCTTAATATTAccatcttattattattaagattagAGGAAAAATATACGCTGCCAAATTGGCAATAGAAATGtcatttcttttcctttttattctATCAGAACAAGTAATAGAAAATTTGAGCTTTCAattctatttcttttctttccttttattttctctatttatattaaaaaaaatagcataTAAGAACTTACGTCTATGATGCTTTCACTATATCATGGGTGACAATGAACATAACTTTCTCTTTTGCTTCACTTGTTTATCAGTATAGTGATGGATTACTCCATAATCAATCTTTAAATAGTCTTTTTCCATTCACCTTTTAATGAAAATGCTAATTATTATGACTTAACGAAGAaaggaaacaaatacaaaattcTGATAAAAGATTAATGTCTTAAATATCCCATTGTATTCTTCTGAAGGTGatatttataacaattaatGGATAAGtaattataactaaaattatTGTAGAAAGAggaatttttaaaaacatttatagtttcaaaatataaagcattataatcttatttttgtattttattttttaatgattaaggTTAACCAAATAAAAATGGTTTTGTAGAAAACTCAATCAAATGGAAAAGTcaattttaacaataatatattcaaagaaaaaaaaattgttaaaattagAAGTTCATTTAAAATATGTCCAATGTGAAACTtagtataaaaattaaaagcattGCATAATCAACATATGGTCCTATGGTCTAGTGGTCAGGACATTGGACTCTGAATCCAGTAACCCGAGTTCAAATCTCGGTAGGaccttttttataaaaagcttTTGTTTTTTCCGATGgcttttattttcatatattttaattcaataaataCAATAACACTTAAAATTTAATCATATTAAGATACATATTTACGcacacaaaacaacaaatttaacTAATAGTAATTTTAGCGCCCTATATATGTTATATCCCTCTAAAATTTTATAGATTTAAACTCAATCCAATATTTTAACTCGCactagaaaatataatttttctgaaGAACACTTAACAAAAAATTTGAACACACCATAAATCGTTAGAAGACTATATCAGCAACATGCTATTATCCTCTTTTTTTACTAAGGATATTTACGAAGCTAAACTATTTACAAACATAAATATTATtcttaaaataaagtttaagaGGAATTTATACATCTACCTAGAGGCAAATATACTTTCTagatacatattttattattagcttgaattggttagaaatttcaaaaaacttattaaacaagaagaaaactcaaaaaatgATTTGTAGTAAACTTTTTACTAACAATAAAAACACGTTAAAAATACAGTATCaacattttttaaagataaaggAAACTCTTTTACAGGTTCACACTCTCTTTTTTCAAGTAGAAAGGGTTATTTgaaacaaacaaatttataaataaaaaaaacactcttTCATATTGTAAAAGTGTATCTTTAGTTTTAGTTTCTCattacaataatttatttttcaaactaaaattactttaaataatttttatgctTAAAATATAGATACCAAACttcaattattaaaataaatatacgtAGAGTTGATAATAGATTTAAGTGGAATATACAATATTatttagaagaagaagaaaaagtgtAAGCCAGAGTTGATAACAGACGCGTGTCAAGATGAAGGTACTTAGCACATGGAATTTATATTATCAAATTGAAGTGAAGGAACATTGTGGTACCTAATACACTTACTAAgaatatttatgaaatattaatgTAGTGTCCAACGTTGAGTACTGTTATGTAATCCTCGTTTTGCTGCTTTTGCGTCCTATGTTTCTCTTCAATCCAAAACCAAATTGCTGGAAAACCTAACGTCCATTTTTTCACTTCAACGTCTCACCTCCTTTTTCGCTCATATCAGGTCTGCGTTACACAATATCGGCACTCGAAAGTTGCTAAATATGTGTGCATGAAAGGTagaattcaaaaattatttattaaatttttcacaattctaatataattttaaaaagaaaaaacacattaattttctaaaaaattaaatttattgtataaatttttagtatgattataaaaataaagaacaaatcattttgaaataactatgaaaaatataaaaaaattgaaacatatttgtgcacataaatttttattgtcagtttatataattcataattatataatatatagatttgtgtttccgtgtcctacattttagagattatacgtattttCGTATCTGTGTTGTATCAGTGTTCGTGCAGTGTCTGTGCTATATAAACAGTAAATCTAAATTTACTTCTCTTATATGCTATGAGGTTCGGACGCTTCTCTTAAATGGCGTATCcgtgtcggacacacgtatcgGTGTTGACACTCGTAGGACACTTATGGATGaaatgttcaattcaaaaaatatttgttggatttttgaaaattctatcACAATTATTAACACAATtataaaaggtataaatacaataattttcttatgatgataaaaataaggaacaaattcttttgaaccagtcatggaaaatatcttcctgctcctaaaagaatctgaaacatacttttacacataaatatttattttcaatttatataattcaatataatatatagattcgtgttcccgtatcctacattttagattttagagattatatgtaTCTTCGTGTCCGTATATCCGTATATGTGCTACATAACTTATATTAACTTATATGTAAATTCTGCATTAAACTCCATATTTTATATCattatgtaaatatattttattaattttagaatcttatttatataaattttattttgaagaaaaagtatataaaaagtaagcattaaataaatacataacattacataaatatgaaaaataattttcattattaaataaatgaaaatgcatattatataaatataaaaattcattATCTTTTTTTCATGTTCAACCATTACAATATCTACTTTTTCATGTTCAACCATTACAATATTCATTCTCATTTTTCATGCATAACAATTACAATAGCTTCTATTATCAACCATTAATTGAAACAATATAAGAACAATGCATATCAGTTCACTATGTTCACctctttttaaattattgtttagTTTTTGAAAGATCACGTGTACAAAACCAGTAGAACAAACGTGGAATATTGGGACAGAAATCCTTATTTAACTTTCAGCTCTTCAGGACAAACACTAGAATACTTGAAAAAGAAGCAACTGGTTAATCTTCAGGACTTAAATCCTTTCATTAATCTCCCCGCAGCACAGTGATCATATTATATAAACACAGTATTAATAACTTGTACTTTTGTCTGACAACTTGCAAACTTTCCATATATAGTTTAAATGACGAACCAATTACTAGTTTTGCAGTGTCATTTCTTGAATCGAGTGTCCTTATAATATTCACTTCAACAACTTCCTACTTCATTGTGTTTCCCACCAGTCTTCTACAGTTCTTTCAATTGTTTTCTCACTCATTTACGTCCCTTTTTGCAGTCAAAGATTCTTCCTAACTTAGTGACTAGTTGTCCAAAGGATTTTCACTTTCTTCACCTCTGATTTTTGTAACAATGACATCAAAAACACTTTCTTCTCCAAACACCAGTCTAAGATGGACACCCCAGAAGAACAAACTGTTTGAAAATGCCTTGGCAATATATGATAAGGACACCCCTGACCGTTGGAACAACATAGCTATGTTTGTTGGAGAAACTGAAGCTGAAGTCAAGAGGCAATACGAGATGCTCCTTGAGGACATAAAAAACATTGAGTCAGGCAAGGTTCCCCTCCCTGCTTACAGGAGAAATGCTGGATGTGACAAAGTAACCATCAACAATGCAGAGCAAAGGTAACATATGTTGTTCCCTCCTTAGCATTATTATGGAAACAAATTTATGATTCCCCCAAAACTAGAGTTCTTCCTCTCTCAATGTATCAAACTATCTATTAGTTTCCAACAAGTATGACTTCACTGATTTATGTTATGATCCACTTCCTTCCTAGTATGGCCTGATGTTGATCCTCATCTACCATGagaataagatttttttttacaataattattaaCTAGAAAATGCAGGACAATTAAGGAAAAGTTGTTTGCCTACCCCACCTCAAAAACTGAGGCAACAATGCATTTAGTTTGAGTGTGAACAGCACC
The sequence above is a segment of the Phaseolus vulgaris cultivar G19833 chromosome 2, P. vulgaris v2.0, whole genome shotgun sequence genome. Coding sequences within it:
- the LOC137810223 gene encoding protein RADIALIS-like 3, with product MTSKTLSSPNTSLRWTPQKNKLFENALAIYDKDTPDRWNNIAMFVGETEAEVKRQYEMLLEDIKNIESGKVPLPAYRRNAGCDKVTINNAEQRLRDLKL